The following are from one region of the Rosistilla carotiformis genome:
- a CDS encoding (R)-mandelonitrile lyase codes for MANRNSKIQRSRLASLQSQSLSPASQIRLNRREFTGVAGAAAFSLSTIGEIRANQESTKSKEEIMEITRNGVQPSKAGPPDWFTGKTRIDPLFDAHEPARTSGASVTFEPAARTAWHTHPLGQTLIVVSGLGRVQVWGGPVEEIRPGDVVWFPPGVKHWHGASPATAMSHIAIMESLDGKVVDWMEHVTEEQYGA; via the coding sequence ATGGCAAACCGAAACTCAAAGATTCAACGCAGCAGGTTGGCAAGCTTGCAATCGCAAAGCTTGTCGCCTGCCTCTCAGATCCGACTCAATCGTCGAGAGTTTACTGGGGTTGCAGGTGCTGCTGCGTTTTCACTGTCGACTATTGGTGAAATCAGAGCAAACCAAGAGTCTACGAAATCGAAGGAGGAAATAATGGAAATCACAAGAAATGGGGTGCAACCCTCTAAGGCCGGACCACCAGACTGGTTCACCGGTAAAACGCGAATCGACCCGTTGTTCGATGCCCATGAACCGGCACGAACTTCCGGTGCGAGCGTCACTTTCGAACCTGCCGCCCGCACGGCGTGGCATACGCATCCCCTCGGCCAGACTTTGATCGTGGTGTCGGGCCTCGGCCGTGTGCAGGTCTGGGGAGGCCCGGTCGAGGAGATTCGTCCAGGCGACGTGGTGTGGTTCCCGCCAGGAGTGAAACACTGGCACGGCGCGTCGCCCGCGACCGCGATGTCCCACATCGCGATTATGGAATCCCTCGACGGCAAAGTTGTCGATTGGATGGAGCATGTCACCGAAGAGCAGTATGGAGCGTAG
- a CDS encoding SDR family oxidoreductase — MMSENIKGKVVVITGASSGLGEATARLLSAEGATVVLAARRADRIKGLADELEARGGKALAVVTDVTDRQQMKALVDKAVATYGQIDVLINNAGVMPLSPLERLKVDEWDQMIDVNVKGVLYGIAAALPYMKEQKSGHIINVSSVAGHKLFGGSAVYSATKFAVRALSEGLRQEMTPYNVRTTIISPGAVKTELLEHISEQDVQKTTQDHVAQVGVPAETFARMVAFAVNEPEEVGVNEILFRPTAQEL; from the coding sequence ATGATGAGTGAGAATATCAAAGGGAAAGTCGTCGTCATTACTGGAGCCAGTAGCGGTCTCGGTGAAGCAACCGCACGGCTGCTTTCCGCTGAGGGAGCAACGGTGGTGCTGGCCGCAAGACGGGCCGATCGCATCAAGGGACTGGCGGACGAACTTGAGGCACGAGGCGGAAAAGCGCTGGCTGTGGTCACAGATGTCACCGACCGCCAGCAAATGAAGGCACTCGTTGACAAGGCGGTAGCAACCTACGGCCAGATTGACGTGCTCATCAACAATGCCGGGGTCATGCCACTTTCGCCTCTCGAGCGGCTGAAGGTCGACGAATGGGATCAGATGATTGACGTCAACGTCAAAGGCGTTCTGTACGGCATTGCCGCCGCGCTTCCCTACATGAAGGAGCAGAAGTCCGGTCACATCATCAATGTCTCGTCTGTCGCGGGCCATAAGCTCTTCGGAGGCTCTGCCGTTTATTCCGCGACCAAGTTTGCAGTGCGGGCTTTGTCTGAAGGGTTGCGGCAGGAGATGACGCCCTACAACGTACGCACCACGATCATCTCGCCGGGCGCGGTCAAAACGGAACTGCTGGAACACATCAGCGAGCAGGACGTTCAGAAAACGACTCAGGACCATGTAGCCCAGGTCGGAGTGCCCGCCGAAACCTTCGCCCGCATGGTGGCCTTCGCTGTCAACGAGCCCGAAGAGGTCGGCGTCAACGAGATCCTGTTCAGGCCAACGGCCCAGGAACTCTGA
- a CDS encoding alpha/beta hydrolase, with protein MKSNWIKITPHKLVVLTILGAMLSLLDAVFAEDKSAWDKTFPQSDKVTHQKVTYKNRYGITLAADLYQPKYHGDKRLAAIAVSGPFGAVKEQSSGLYAQTMAERGFVTLAFDPSYTGESGGDPRHVASPDINTEDFSAAVDFLGLLPSVDRERIGIIGICGFGGMALNAAAVDKRIKAVATSTMYDMSRVMAKGYNDRQTKEERTKTLEKLSQQRWTDAEKGAPQLGPVSLELKGGEPQFVVDYADYYKKPRGFHPRSINSNGSWTVANPLSFMNMPLLTYIDEISPRPVLLIHGENAHSRYLSERAYKAAAEPKELLIIKGANHVDLYDRVDVIPFEELVSFFTNNLK; from the coding sequence ATGAAGTCTAACTGGATCAAGATCACGCCCCACAAATTAGTAGTGCTAACGATCCTCGGCGCGATGCTGTCCCTACTTGACGCCGTATTCGCAGAGGACAAGTCCGCATGGGACAAAACCTTCCCACAGAGTGACAAGGTGACTCATCAGAAGGTCACTTACAAAAATCGCTACGGTATCACTTTGGCCGCCGACCTGTATCAACCGAAATACCACGGTGACAAACGCTTGGCTGCGATTGCCGTCAGCGGCCCGTTTGGCGCGGTGAAGGAGCAGTCGTCGGGCCTGTATGCGCAAACGATGGCTGAGCGCGGGTTTGTCACCCTGGCTTTCGATCCGTCCTACACCGGCGAGAGTGGCGGCGACCCGCGCCATGTCGCCTCGCCCGATATCAATACCGAGGATTTCAGTGCCGCCGTGGATTTTCTCGGTCTGCTACCTTCCGTGGACCGCGAACGAATCGGCATCATAGGCATATGCGGATTCGGCGGTATGGCGTTGAACGCCGCCGCCGTGGACAAGCGGATCAAAGCGGTCGCGACCAGCACCATGTATGACATGTCACGGGTAATGGCCAAAGGCTACAACGACAGACAAACCAAAGAAGAACGCACGAAAACGCTAGAGAAACTGAGTCAGCAGCGCTGGACCGATGCCGAAAAGGGCGCGCCGCAGCTTGGCCCCGTTTCTCTTGAGCTAAAGGGCGGCGAGCCGCAATTTGTGGTTGATTACGCCGACTACTACAAGAAGCCACGCGGCTTCCACCCGAGATCAATCAACTCAAATGGTTCATGGACAGTCGCCAATCCGTTGTCCTTTATGAACATGCCGCTTCTCACCTACATTGATGAAATCTCACCGCGTCCAGTCCTCTTGATTCACGGCGAGAATGCTCACTCACGTTATCTCAGCGAAAGAGCCTACAAGGCTGCTGCGGAGCCGAAGGAACTGCTCATCATCAAGGGTGCCAACCATGTTGATCTTTATGATCGCGTAGATGTGATCCCGTTCGAGGAGCTGGTGTCCTTTTTCACAAACAATCTGAAGTAG
- a CDS encoding cyclophilin-like fold protein: METIAITMNKSRSILYATMGLLLGMTSCNSSNPAQKADASGSASNRTQVTSDAAEGTVKITIGSKTFKATLENNATVAKLNSLLPLTLDMTELNGNEKYYHLATRLPTDEINPGSIQNGDIMLYGDNSLVLFYKAFKTTYRYTRLGRIDNPSDLAEAVGHGDVTMTFELE; the protein is encoded by the coding sequence ATGGAGACAATTGCAATCACCATGAATAAGTCTCGCTCAATTCTTTATGCGACGATGGGCCTACTTCTCGGCATGACGTCTTGCAACAGTAGTAACCCGGCTCAGAAGGCTGATGCTTCCGGCTCGGCGAGCAACAGAACCCAAGTCACAAGCGATGCCGCGGAGGGCACAGTGAAAATCACAATCGGTTCGAAGACATTCAAAGCCACGCTCGAAAACAATGCGACCGTGGCCAAACTCAATTCGCTGCTGCCGCTGACGCTTGATATGACCGAGCTGAATGGCAACGAGAAATACTACCACCTCGCGACGCGCCTGCCGACGGACGAAATCAATCCCGGCAGCATTCAGAACGGCGACATCATGCTGTACGGAGACAACAGTCTCGTTCTATTTTACAAGGCATTCAAAACAACCTACCGATACACTCGGCTTGGGCGAATCGACAACCCGTCCGATCTTGCCGAAGCGGTCGGTCACGGCGACGTCACCATGACCTTCGAGTTGGAATGA
- a CDS encoding glucose 1-dehydrogenase, translating into MNNPLDYNGKVALVTGAASGMGLATAQAFADAGAAVVLADFREDIVDMEAKKLIAAGSKALAIGCDVSDDAQIKAMVDRTVAEFGRLDAAFNNAGVMAKSAPIAESSRDDWDRVIGINLRGVWNCMQHELRQMEMQGSGAIVNNASVGALTGNPGIASYIASKHGVVGLTRTAALEYVKKGIRVNAVNPGLIDTQIARDVVSGDEQAYANIADNVPIGRAGRPDEIASAVLWLCSPGASYVVGQALTVDGGMTVG; encoded by the coding sequence ATGAACAATCCACTCGACTACAACGGTAAAGTAGCGCTCGTGACCGGGGCCGCATCCGGCATGGGGTTGGCAACGGCACAGGCGTTTGCCGACGCAGGGGCTGCGGTCGTGTTGGCCGATTTCCGCGAAGACATCGTCGACATGGAGGCGAAAAAGCTGATTGCCGCTGGCAGCAAAGCTCTCGCCATTGGGTGCGATGTTAGCGATGACGCCCAGATTAAGGCGATGGTGGATCGAACGGTTGCTGAGTTCGGTCGGCTTGACGCCGCTTTCAACAATGCTGGCGTGATGGCCAAGTCAGCGCCAATTGCCGAAAGCTCGCGCGATGATTGGGATCGTGTCATCGGGATCAACTTGCGGGGAGTGTGGAATTGCATGCAGCACGAACTGCGGCAGATGGAGATGCAGGGGAGTGGGGCGATCGTCAACAATGCGTCAGTTGGTGCGTTGACGGGAAACCCTGGAATTGCGTCCTACATCGCGTCGAAGCACGGTGTGGTCGGGCTAACCCGGACTGCGGCCCTTGAATACGTCAAGAAGGGCATTCGCGTGAACGCAGTCAATCCTGGCCTGATTGACACACAAATCGCTCGCGATGTGGTGAGTGGAGATGAGCAAGCCTACGCAAATATCGCGGACAATGTTCCCATCGGACGAGCTGGCCGTCCTGATGAAATCGCTTCGGCAGTGCTTTGGCTATGCAGTCCCGGCGCAAGCTACGTTGTCGGCCAGGCGTTGACGGTCGATGGCGGAATGACGGTCGGTTGA
- a CDS encoding virulence RhuM family protein, with protein MIYEEGELTESATCKEYLQVRSEGKRQVQRSLKHCNLDASITFVINRICCIYNLGVYGSALQPMLTDATT; from the coding sequence ATGATTTACGAAGAGGGTGAACTGACCGAATCGGCAACTTGTAAGGAATACTTACAAGTTCGATCCGAGGGCAAACGCCAGGTCCAACGGTCGCTCAAACACTGCAATCTCGACGCCAGCATCACCTTCGTTATCAATCGAATTTGTTGCATATACAACTTGGGCGTCTACGGCTCCGCCCTGCAACCGATGTTGACAGACGCCACAACGTAG
- a CDS encoding ASCH domain-containing protein: MQHGPQKALCVQQPWAEQILRGEKCVEYRLQVSKLRGTIDLYAAQGRPDASNSAVKNLVGCGWANFTRCKAAMTALHFDFVPFHSEVEHYVAEKLDSSEAGSFFLQAARLVQDSNAAWRLQPRLGRRPGTRRQAVSRPRNQSYSRNLGSSDEATREIPSYKKNDNSR, translated from the coding sequence ATGCAGCATGGACCGCAAAAAGCGCTTTGCGTTCAGCAGCCTTGGGCGGAGCAGATCCTCAGGGGCGAAAAGTGCGTGGAATATCGATTGCAGGTCTCCAAACTCCGTGGCACCATCGACCTTTATGCTGCCCAGGGGCGGCCCGATGCCTCCAATTCGGCAGTAAAAAACCTCGTCGGCTGCGGCTGGGCAAACTTCACAAGGTGCAAAGCAGCGATGACCGCACTCCATTTCGACTTCGTTCCATTCCATAGCGAAGTGGAACACTACGTGGCAGAGAAGCTCGATTCATCCGAAGCTGGTTCGTTTTTTCTGCAAGCTGCCCGGCTGGTTCAAGATTCCAACGCCGCTTGGCGACTACAACCCCGACTGGGGCGTCGTCCTGGAACGCGACGCCAAGCTGTATCTCGTCCGAGAAACCAAAGCTACTCAAGAAATCTAGGATCAAGTGATGAGGCCACTCGTGAAATCCCCAGCTACAAGAAGAATGACAATTCACGATGA
- a CDS encoding AAA family ATPase: MTIHDDILAWSLDQPHWQRDALRRIIEKGSFDVSDTDELTAACREAYGLSEDSAPELTLLATEHIPSRQRSDRKITLCSISEAANVNALDSNQLLSFAATGLTVVFGYNGSGKSGYGRILRRACRARSKGAPILPNVMGDAATAPASAVITTAVDDAEQPPAQWIDGQQSPDGLGAISFFDSDCASVHVRDKNEVAFTPFGLEILPTLGDLCKSVQAKLNAEKRILEGETPPFLRNSYATGNTKVGTTLSELKGSTKPEDLDTLASLNDAELERLKEIPVQLAFDPQKAAKDLRVQAGRITTLGRSLAAAEKALSDEVLAAIKALASDAAAKTKAAQVAAAMNFNDDPLDGIGEPVWRALWEAARRYSTDAIPDTGFPATDTENAVCVLCQQPLAEDAKDRLERFEKFVRDDSAQQATKATTALTTAVTALDRLDLQGEGTREQMKDVEAIDAKVFQSVRDQLATLLRRLRAVKLAYESSNWSFETPGTLNDVTDHLVALIKTLGLRAAEIDKSADATERKRLTDELAELKAREWLTTVLGDVKEHVSRLADISKLKKAIAETKTNAITTKSKELAKLYVTDQLRNAFADEINKMQQGVRRLNVELAAAEGKHGRTFYRVQLVGASNAQVGTIVSEGEHRCIALAGFLSELATEPTKSTVVFDDPVTSLDHHWRGCFAQRLVEESANRQVVVFTHDIVFLHDLLDGASRSGLPVQIQQLAARQATAGIVESGLPWDARSVAARIDTLEKDTRAAQTLYDNHEDEAYKAKVEGIYGRLRATIEKVVEDQIFCRVVVRHRDYINLKDLPKTVAVTAQHCERVKNLFSKCCDITDAHHRSPSRGFSVPSPADVLHDIAELSGVVDDVKTDQRSIV; encoded by the coding sequence ATGACAATTCACGATGACATCCTCGCATGGTCGCTCGACCAACCGCATTGGCAACGCGATGCGTTACGTCGAATTATCGAAAAAGGCAGCTTTGATGTCTCGGATACCGATGAGCTGACCGCGGCCTGTCGTGAGGCTTACGGGCTGAGCGAAGATTCCGCACCCGAATTAACACTGCTAGCGACCGAACATATCCCTTCTCGGCAACGGTCCGATCGAAAGATTACGCTGTGCTCGATCTCGGAAGCGGCGAACGTCAACGCATTAGATTCAAATCAATTACTATCGTTTGCTGCAACCGGCCTGACAGTGGTATTTGGTTACAACGGTTCGGGGAAGAGTGGATACGGGCGAATCCTGCGCCGTGCCTGCCGTGCCCGCAGCAAAGGCGCCCCAATTCTGCCTAATGTCATGGGTGATGCAGCGACTGCCCCAGCCAGTGCCGTCATCACGACCGCTGTTGATGATGCCGAGCAGCCGCCAGCACAATGGATCGACGGGCAACAATCACCCGATGGGCTTGGAGCCATCAGTTTCTTCGATTCGGATTGTGCATCGGTGCATGTCCGAGATAAGAACGAGGTTGCTTTCACGCCATTCGGGCTAGAGATCTTGCCGACACTGGGCGACCTGTGCAAATCAGTTCAGGCAAAGCTCAACGCAGAGAAGAGGATACTCGAAGGCGAAACACCTCCATTCCTGCGAAACAGCTACGCGACCGGCAACACAAAGGTCGGCACGACGCTGAGCGAGCTCAAGGGTTCAACGAAACCGGAAGACTTGGATACGCTGGCGTCTTTGAATGATGCCGAATTGGAGCGACTGAAAGAGATACCCGTTCAATTGGCCTTCGACCCGCAGAAGGCGGCGAAAGATCTGCGGGTTCAGGCAGGTCGAATCACCACGCTCGGGCGTTCGCTCGCTGCGGCCGAGAAGGCGTTGTCTGACGAAGTACTTGCAGCAATCAAAGCACTCGCCAGTGACGCCGCCGCGAAAACGAAGGCCGCTCAAGTTGCTGCGGCGATGAACTTCAATGATGATCCTCTGGACGGCATTGGGGAACCGGTATGGCGTGCGCTTTGGGAAGCGGCTCGTCGATACTCAACGGACGCAATTCCAGACACGGGATTTCCTGCTACAGACACTGAAAATGCCGTTTGTGTTTTATGTCAACAACCGCTTGCTGAAGATGCAAAGGATCGACTAGAGCGATTCGAAAAGTTCGTGCGTGACGATAGTGCCCAACAAGCAACCAAGGCAACTACGGCTTTGACAACTGCTGTTACAGCTTTAGATCGGCTTGACCTTCAAGGCGAAGGTACGAGGGAACAAATGAAAGACGTCGAAGCAATCGACGCTAAAGTCTTTCAGTCAGTTCGGGACCAGCTTGCAACGCTGTTGCGACGATTGCGTGCGGTTAAGCTGGCTTACGAATCAAGCAACTGGTCTTTCGAGACTCCGGGAACGCTCAACGACGTTACCGACCACTTGGTAGCTCTCATTAAGACCCTGGGCCTGCGTGCCGCAGAGATTGACAAATCAGCAGATGCGACAGAGCGAAAAAGGCTGACGGACGAACTTGCAGAGCTAAAAGCTCGCGAGTGGCTAACAACCGTACTCGGCGACGTGAAGGAGCACGTGTCTCGGCTGGCCGACATCAGCAAGTTGAAAAAGGCAATCGCCGAAACCAAAACGAATGCAATTACGACCAAAAGCAAAGAACTGGCCAAACTCTACGTGACCGATCAGCTTCGCAATGCGTTTGCAGATGAAATCAACAAGATGCAACAAGGCGTGCGTCGACTAAACGTGGAACTTGCCGCAGCAGAAGGAAAGCACGGACGCACCTTCTATCGCGTCCAGCTGGTTGGAGCCAGCAACGCTCAGGTGGGTACAATTGTTTCTGAAGGCGAGCATCGCTGCATTGCGTTGGCAGGGTTCTTATCAGAACTTGCGACTGAGCCGACCAAGTCAACTGTCGTGTTCGATGACCCAGTCACATCGCTCGACCACCACTGGCGTGGCTGCTTCGCTCAGCGTCTCGTTGAAGAATCCGCAAATAGGCAAGTGGTTGTCTTTACCCATGACATCGTATTCCTTCATGACTTACTCGATGGTGCAAGCCGAAGTGGCTTACCAGTTCAGATCCAACAGTTGGCGGCAAGGCAAGCAACGGCCGGCATCGTTGAGAGTGGTTTGCCCTGGGATGCAAGAAGCGTAGCGGCTCGAATCGACACCCTAGAGAAAGATACACGTGCAGCCCAAACACTTTACGACAACCACGAAGACGAGGCCTATAAGGCGAAGGTTGAGGGCATTTACGGACGTTTACGGGCGACAATTGAGAAAGTCGTTGAAGACCAGATTTTCTGTCGAGTCGTTGTACGTCACCGTGACTATATCAATCTGAAGGATCTGCCGAAAACCGTTGCGGTTACGGCTCAGCATTGCGAACGGGTCAAGAACCTATTCAGCAAATGTTGCGATATTACTGACGCACACCACCGATCTCCATCTCGTGGATTCAGTGTTCCATCTCCGGCTGATGTTCTGCACGACATTGCAGAGTTAAGTGGGGTCGTCGATGATGTGAAAACCGATCAACGAAGCATTGTATAG
- a CDS encoding phosphoglycerate mutase family protein, producing the protein MNRLNSRIEDLANRSTSARTICQSLFGLWVVLGTLNATPLFAQTDPHNATTTFLVVRHAERDGNLDKLTKTGQQRSQILASLGRALNVQAIYSTDTQRTKGTVQPLATAAGTEIRIYETPSKDWIASLAHKHAGEVVLIVGHSNTAGAIAGMLAKRKHLELAHDEYDALFIIRQSASETQSLRLRYGASSAGASSADPDKMGTLVPTR; encoded by the coding sequence ATGAACCGACTCAATAGCCGCATTGAAGATCTAGCGAATAGGTCCACCAGCGCGCGAACCATCTGCCAATCATTGTTTGGGCTGTGGGTCGTGCTGGGCACACTGAATGCCACACCGCTGTTTGCCCAAACGGATCCGCACAACGCCACCACGACTTTTCTTGTCGTTCGGCACGCCGAGCGAGATGGCAATTTGGACAAGCTTACGAAGACTGGCCAGCAACGTTCACAAATTCTTGCTTCGCTCGGTAGGGCTCTGAATGTGCAAGCGATTTATTCGACCGATACCCAACGGACGAAAGGTACAGTGCAACCGCTGGCAACGGCTGCCGGTACCGAGATCCGAATCTATGAGACACCGAGCAAAGATTGGATCGCTTCGCTTGCGCACAAACATGCTGGGGAAGTCGTTTTGATCGTTGGCCACTCCAACACGGCTGGCGCGATCGCGGGCATGCTTGCGAAGCGAAAACACCTTGAGCTCGCCCACGACGAATACGACGCCCTGTTTATCATTCGACAATCCGCTTCCGAAACGCAATCCTTACGGCTGCGATACGGAGCTTCGTCTGCCGGGGCTTCATCAGCCGATCCAGACAAGATGGGAACGCTCGTACCAACTCGCTGA